TTTTGAGAATATACCAAAGAATATAATATTTACCTCAtgggtgcatgcatgtttttttttctttctgtatgCCAAATAGAATACTCCCTCTCGAAAAAGAAACTGAACGGATATTACCTCCTTGCCTTGTTGTGACCTAAGAAATTATCAAACACTTCCGAGTGTTTTGGACTGTCCATGCAGGATGTGTGACACTATTAAAACCATTTTATATTTTGAACTAAGCAAGTTAAACAAATCGTGGATGCATAAGTAAACAACCGTTGTTTACTTAAATCTAAAGAGAACTATTGGCTCATGCTGACGAATGGAGTACATATTTAGGATTAGGAATGGTTCCATCTCTATGCAACGTTCTTGCCAAACTAGCGCGACAAGAAAGTTCAGACACCCCACCCATAAATCAGACCGTCTTTGATGTACTTTTGGTACCATGCTAAAATTTATTAGGATCATATGATAGATGAGACACACTAATTGGATCACACAAAATGTAGCCTTTTGGAAATGGTCAAACCACGTAATCGACCATATGCCATTCCTATGATTTTTTGTCTGCTAGAATAGGAAAAATAAGAGATAGCCTTTTAAATATGCGAATAGGCTCCACGTTGTCACAGTCTTCTCTATCATATGTTTTGTTCATCGCAACGACTCATACATGTCTCTACATGTCATTGTGTAAAGGATTGAGCAGATATGCATTTTTCATGCGACATACATCCCCTGAACTGAAACATGGGAGTTCTAGCAATATAGtttttcattttgaaattCTTATGCCATTCAAACAGTATTACAATACCTTGGGCCTACAAGGAAACCTCTCTTCATATAATGCATTTTTGTGTGCTTAAACTAAGGCATCTATGATGATGCAATTTCACCTTTCTGTTACATGTGGCACGTAGGATTTTGTTGAGTCGAAGGAAagcgaaaaaaaaatctcttcaTAACTCTCGGCATTGCACGGGGtgtttttcatatttttatttaatttaGTGTCACAAATTATTTTAATACAAATATTAATTGATACATAAAGTAACCGTGGATAACCTTCTCAGTTGATTCCCGGAGTAAAACCCCACTCTAACCGGATCACATAAAACATCAAACAAATGGGAATCACAACAACCTGAAAATTGGACTAGATAACAACTCACCTCGGTTTGACTCGGTTCAACAGTCCAACTTGTGTCAATATAAGGAGGTAGTTTGACTCGACTCAGTAACTCAATGAGTTCAAACCTAAACTCTTCTCGATTCGTGTAACTAACGAGTTATCACATTAAACTCGGTAAAAAAGTTAGACATGTATGCTTTTATAAACCGAGTTTAATTAGTAGCTCGCCACACGTTAAACTCGTTTCGTTAATACGTTCAAATAAAAACTCGGCTCAACTcctgaaagaaagaaagaaagaaagaaagaaaaagaaaacaaactgaAGACCTTCATGGCCGGTACGGCGGTAGGTCGTAATCCGCCCAAACCAACGGCCAAGATGCACCCCGTCACCCGCTTCCTCTTCAGGTGGCCCTCGTTCTCCGCAGACAAGCTGTAAACTTGGGAgctccccttctcctccgcgcTCTGCTCCCTCTGCGAATCCGCCTAAAACGCCAAAAGCTCTGAGCTCTCTgcccccttcctcttcctcaccGCGAGATCCCATCCATGGCTGCGGCCTCGGCATCCCGCCACCGGATCTGAAACCCCGCAACCATTGCTGGATCTGTAACTGGCGCACCGACCGCCGCACGGGTCGCGGCGACCAACCCGGTTCGTTGCCTTGCAAGATTTGCCTTGCCGCTGCGTGTACTTGGTGGCTGGTGGGTTACTTCTCCCCGGTCCGTCCTTAGCTCCTTGAAATGGACGCCTGACGCGAGGGGGTCGGTGCGACGGGGTGTTTGCTGCCGCCATGTGGAAGCAGTTCCTTGGCAAGCTCTCGGGGAAGTCGCCGAAATCCGGCGGTGTCGGGGCCGGGGGCTGgggctcgccgccggcaaagcccCCGACGTCCTACGGGGCGAACGGGGTCCAATGGGACTCGATGAGGGCGTCCCCTCCACTCGCGGGTGTCGCCGGAGCGGAGGGGGAGACCAGGGAGGACGTGTTCCTCCAGAAGCTGAACGTCTGCTGCGTGTTGTTCGACTTCTCCACCGACCGGGGCAGGGACTCtccggagagggagaggaagcgGCATGTGCTGCTGTCACTCGTCGACTGTCTCGGCGCGGCCGAGGAGCCCCTCACGGAGGCGATGGTCTCGGCCTGCGTGCGTATGTTTGCCATCAACCTATTCAGGGTCTTCCCGCCCAAGGTCCGGCCGGGCGGCGTGGGAACAACGGAGGCTGACGAGGACGATCCGTTCTTTGACCCCTCATGGTACCACCTACAGGTCGTGTACGAGCTGCTCCTCCGGTTCGTCACGTCTCCGGTTGTTGATGTGAAGGTGGCTCGGAAGTACATGGACAATTCGTTCATCTCTAGGCTTCTTGATTTGTTAGATTCTGATGATCCTAGAGAAAGGGATTGCTTGAAGACAGTCTTGCATAGGATATATGGAAAATTCATGGGCAATCGGCCATTCATCCGCAAGGCTGTGAGCAATATCTTCTATAGGTTTGTGTCCGAGACCGATCGTCACAATGGGATTGCGGAGCTCCTGGAGGTGTTTGGGAGCGTGATCAGTGGGTTTGCGAAGCCACTGAAGGAGGAGCATAAGTTGTTTTTGTGGAAGGCGTTGATTCCTCTTCATAAACCAAAGACAGTGGGAATGTATCTGCCGCAGTTAACATACTGCATTACTCAGTTTATTGACAAGGAACCGAAGCTCTCCGGGACTGTGATCCGAGGCCTCTTGAAGTATTGGCCAGTGACGAACAGTCAGAAGGAGATGATGTTCTTGGGGGAGTTGGAGGAGGTTCTGGAATTGACAGAAATGCCCGAGTTCCAGAAGTGCATGGTTCCATTGTTTCGAAGGGTTGCACACTGCCTGAACAGCTCTCATTTTCAGGTAAAATTTGCTCCAATTATTTCAATGTTAATAGTCTAATGGCCAATTCTCGCTGTTTTCATAAGTTTCTTTATTAGCTCATAGCTCTCATTGTTGGTTGTCAACACACTCTTTTAGTTCAGGAAGTTATTTGAATCCAGAATCTCTTGACCCATTCCATTTTTGTGCCGTATCTGCGTTTCAAAAGCAGCAGCACACTTACTGCCAAGATATTATTTTCAAATTATAGTTTGTTCCCAGTATTCCCTTTGGAGATCCTTCACATGttcatttgtttcttttaaaTGGAATACTAGAAATTGATGTAGCTGCAAAGTGGTTACAGAGGCAAATGTTAATC
The Brachypodium distachyon strain Bd21 chromosome 2, Brachypodium_distachyon_v3.0, whole genome shotgun sequence genome window above contains:
- the LOC100842133 gene encoding serine/threonine protein phosphatase 2A 57 kDa regulatory subunit B' kappa isoform isoform X1 yields the protein MWKQFLGKLSGKSPKSGGVGAGGWGSPPAKPPTSYGANGVQWDSMRASPPLAGVAGAEGETREDVFLQKLNVCCVLFDFSTDRGRDSPERERKRHVLLSLVDCLGAAEEPLTEAMVSACVRMFAINLFRVFPPKVRPGGVGTTEADEDDPFFDPSWYHLQVVYELLLRFVTSPVVDVKVARKYMDNSFISRLLDLLDSDDPRERDCLKTVLHRIYGKFMGNRPFIRKAVSNIFYRFVSETDRHNGIAELLEVFGSVISGFAKPLKEEHKLFLWKALIPLHKPKTVGMYLPQLTYCITQFIDKEPKLSGTVIRGLLKYWPVTNSQKEMMFLGELEEVLELTEMPEFQKCMVPLFRRVAHCLNSSHFQVAERALYLWNNEHLFDLISQNHQVILPIIYPALERNARLHWNQSVLNVTMNVRKMFFDMDQKLLLACEINLQEEEEKQAASEERRRLIWEHLERNAVYHPVTGDINFAVLPTSALIDGSILQI
- the LOC100842133 gene encoding serine/threonine protein phosphatase 2A 57 kDa regulatory subunit B' kappa isoform isoform X2 — translated: MWKQFLGKLSGKSPKSGGVGAGGWGSPPAKPPTSYGANGVQWDSMRASPPLAGVAGAEGETREDVFLQKLNVCCVLFDFSTDRGRDSPERERKRHVLLSLVDCLGAAEEPLTEAMVSACVRMFAINLFRVFPPKVRPGGVGTTEADEDDPFFDPSWYHLQVVYELLLRFVTSPVVDVKVARKYMDNSFISRLLDLLDSDDPRERDCLKTVLHRIYGKFMGNRPFIRKAVSNIFYRFVSETDRHNGIAELLEVFGSVISGFAKPLKEEHKLFLWKALIPLHKPKTVGMYLPQLTYCITQFIDKEPKLSGTVIRGLLKYWPVTNSQKEMMFLGELEEVLELTEMPEFQKCMVPLFRRVAHCLNSSHFQVAERALYLWNNEHLFDLISQNHQVILPIIYPALERNARLHWNQSVLNVTMNVRKMFFDMDQKLLLACEINLQEEEEKQAASEERRRLIWEHLERNAVYHPVTGDINFAVLPTSALVAPTMT